The genomic region CGGGCTTGGTCTGAGTATTGTCAAGAAATTTGTGGAAGCACAGGGAGGCACAATCAGTCTTAAAAGCAAACCCGGTGAAGGAAGCACATTTGAAGTACTCTTGCCACTGTCTTCCTCAGAAAACTCCGGTGTACTTGGAGACATGTGCAATAGTACGGAATATCTTGAATAGATGTAAATTTTCAGAGGATTTCATCATCCTCTATTTCCACATCAAGCACTTCCAGCTTAATCTCTTCCCCGTTTCCATTAAAGCACTTCCAGTTATCCGGTCCGAAAGGGTGACCAACTATTATATGGTGGTTTCCGGTTTTGCTGAACAGCCGGAGATCAGCCTTTGAAGGTCTTATAATGGAACTGGGATGGCTGTGTACAGAGCCAACAGCGGAGATATTTGGCATCATAAAGAGTTTAAGAACTGCATTGATTTCACTGGACTCAGTTCCTGGAAGTATAAGTACATCCGTAATAATGCCATCTTTTGTTTCCAGAAGCCCGGCAAATTCATTTGGAAAAGTTGATTTGCTAACCTCCATGATAAAGTCCAGAGTTTCTCTGGCAATTCCCTTTATTGTTTCGCTCATCTGTTAATTCTACACATGGAGAACATATAAATTTTTTCAAAACACTATTATTATGAGAGGATCATGAGAGATTGAAGACAAGCTAAAAATGATTTCAGGTGTTGGCAAATGGATGAGAAACCAAAAGTAATACTTTGCAGGGAAGGAGATAATACTCTGGGCGAACGGTCACTTGAATTACACGAGAACGCCGGTGGAGTTATCGGTACATGCGGAAAAGTTCCTCTTAATAATATTGAAGACCTGAGCCTTGCGTATACTCCCGG from Methanolobus tindarius DSM 2278 harbors:
- a CDS encoding metalloprotein, producing MSETIKGIARETLDFIMEVSKSTFPNEFAGLLETKDGIITDVLILPGTESSEINAVLKLFMMPNISAVGSVHSHPSSIIRPSKADLRLFSKTGNHHIIVGHPFGPDNWKCFNGNGEEIKLEVLDVEIEDDEIL